The Callithrix jacchus isolate 240 chromosome 20, calJac240_pri, whole genome shotgun sequence genome has a window encoding:
- the LOC118149700 gene encoding uncharacterized protein LOC118149700 isoform X3: MAGFPPNTSPCCPGAVTCVSRVSGDADSWPALLSHRPPCWHRSQGWHSMNKRLSGEGTQEAGRSHQGRWAEAEGGWAGDRVVGPQRAPGDLAGEGEPNQEASRRDVGLGFLLFFLVAYKNEACLYSASRCWPDSIRAKSPRSQRRGLRRHQEEEAWLSASEPEWKDGTDAKCAVAGV, encoded by the exons ATGGCCGGCTTTCCCCCCAACacctctccctgttgcccaggagcTGTCACCTGTGTCTCCAGGGTCAGCGGGGATGCAG ACTCTTGGCCGGCCTTGCTGTCTCACCGACCACCATGTTGGCACAGGAGCCAGGGCTGGCACTCGATGAATAAACGCCTTTCAGGAGAAGGAACgcaggaggctgggcgcagtcACCAAGGCAGATGGGCAGAGGCggagggaggctgggcaggggaCAGGGTGGTCGGGCCACAGCGTGCCCCAGGGGACCTGGCTGGTGAAGGTGAGCCCAATCAGGAGGCATCACGACGTGACGTGGGTCTgggttttctcctcttcttcctggtGGCTTAC aaaaacgaAGCGTGCCTATACTCTGCCTCGAGATGTTGGCCAGACTCCATCCGTGCCAAGTCCCCTCGGAGCCAGCGCCGGGGACTCCGGAGGCACCAGGAGGAGGAAG CCTGGCTCAGCGCCTCGGAGCCTGAGTGGAAGGACGGGACAGACGCCAAATGTGCGGTAGCAGGAGTGTAG
- the LOC118149700 gene encoding uncharacterized protein LOC118149700 isoform X2: MAGFPPNTSPCCPGAVTCVSRVSGDADSWPALLSHRPPCWHRSQGWHSMNKRLSGEGTQEAGRSHQGRWAEAEGGWAGDRVVGPQRAPGDLAGEEKRSVPILCLEMLARLHPCQVPSEPAPGTPEAPGGGSLGRLQPDSGRHFTTRASHSKSCCGGDAQWTLAQCPRAGMVLVRGAGWPGHSSNSGRRRGPSACRSPPPSASEFHSPCFPSWLRAPKRLLPDVPGGPTSPP, encoded by the exons ATGGCCGGCTTTCCCCCCAACacctctccctgttgcccaggagcTGTCACCTGTGTCTCCAGGGTCAGCGGGGATGCAG ACTCTTGGCCGGCCTTGCTGTCTCACCGACCACCATGTTGGCACAGGAGCCAGGGCTGGCACTCGATGAATAAACGCCTTTCAGGAGAAGGAACgcaggaggctgggcgcagtcACCAAGGCAGATGGGCAGAGGCggagggaggctgggcaggggaCAGGGTGGTCGGGCCACAGCGTGCCCCAGGGGACCTGGCTGGTGAAG aaaaacgaAGCGTGCCTATACTCTGCCTCGAGATGTTGGCCAGACTCCATCCGTGCCAAGTCCCCTCGGAGCCAGCGCCGGGGACTCCGGAGGCACCAGGAGGAGGAAG TCTCGGGAGGCTTCAGCCGGACTCCGGCCGACACTTCACGACCAGGGCTTCCCATTCCAAGTCCTGTTGTGGGGGCGATGCCCAGTGGACCTTGGCACA ATGCCCCCGTGCAGGGATGGTCTTGGTCAGGGGAGCAGGCTGGCCGGGCCACAGCAGTAACAGTGGACGCCGGAGGGGACCGTCTGCCTGCCGCAGCCCCCCTCCCTCCGCTTCTGAATTTCACAGTCCCTGCTTCCCGAGCTGGCTCAGAGCTCCCAAGAGACTCCTGCCAGATGTTCCTGGCGGCCCCACGTCGCCTCCCTAA
- the LOC118149700 gene encoding uncharacterized protein LOC118149700 isoform X1 yields MAGFPPNTSPCCPGAVTCVSRVSGDADSWPALLSHRPPCWHRSQGWHSMNKRLSGEGTQEAGRSHQGRWAEAEGGWAGDRVVGPQRAPGDLAGEGEPNQEASRRDVGLGFLLFFLVAYKNEACLYSASRCWPDSIRAKSPRSQRRGLRRHQEEEVSGGFSRTPADTSRPGLPIPSPVVGAMPSGPWHNAPVQGWSWSGEQAGRATAVTVDAGGDRLPAAAPLPPLLNFTVPASRAGSELPRDSCQMFLAAPRRLPNEIFMGPFCLLT; encoded by the exons ATGGCCGGCTTTCCCCCCAACacctctccctgttgcccaggagcTGTCACCTGTGTCTCCAGGGTCAGCGGGGATGCAG ACTCTTGGCCGGCCTTGCTGTCTCACCGACCACCATGTTGGCACAGGAGCCAGGGCTGGCACTCGATGAATAAACGCCTTTCAGGAGAAGGAACgcaggaggctgggcgcagtcACCAAGGCAGATGGGCAGAGGCggagggaggctgggcaggggaCAGGGTGGTCGGGCCACAGCGTGCCCCAGGGGACCTGGCTGGTGAAGGTGAGCCCAATCAGGAGGCATCACGACGTGACGTGGGTCTgggttttctcctcttcttcctggtGGCTTAC aaaaacgaAGCGTGCCTATACTCTGCCTCGAGATGTTGGCCAGACTCCATCCGTGCCAAGTCCCCTCGGAGCCAGCGCCGGGGACTCCGGAGGCACCAGGAGGAGGAAG TCTCGGGAGGCTTCAGCCGGACTCCGGCCGACACTTCACGACCAGGGCTTCCCATTCCAAGTCCTGTTGTGGGGGCGATGCCCAGTGGACCTTGGCACA ATGCCCCCGTGCAGGGATGGTCTTGGTCAGGGGAGCAGGCTGGCCGGGCCACAGCAGTAACAGTGGACGCCGGAGGGGACCGTCTGCCTGCCGCAGCCCCCCTCCCTCCGCTTCTGAATTTCACAGTCCCTGCTTCCCGAGCTGGCTCAGAGCTCCCAAGAGACTCCTGCCAGATGTTCCTGGCGGCCCCACGTCGCCTCCCTAATGAAATATTCATGGGGCCTTTCTGCCTCTTGACATAA
- the LOC118149700 gene encoding uncharacterized protein LOC118149700 isoform X4: MQKNEACLYSASRCWPDSIRAKSPRSQRRGLRRHQEEEVSGGFSRTPADTSRPGLPIPSPVVGAMPSGPWHNAPVQGWSWSGEQAGRATAVTVDAGGDRLPAAAPLPPLLNFTVPASRAGSELPRDSCQMFLAAPRRLPNEIFMGPFCLLT, translated from the exons ATGCAG aaaaacgaAGCGTGCCTATACTCTGCCTCGAGATGTTGGCCAGACTCCATCCGTGCCAAGTCCCCTCGGAGCCAGCGCCGGGGACTCCGGAGGCACCAGGAGGAGGAAG TCTCGGGAGGCTTCAGCCGGACTCCGGCCGACACTTCACGACCAGGGCTTCCCATTCCAAGTCCTGTTGTGGGGGCGATGCCCAGTGGACCTTGGCACA ATGCCCCCGTGCAGGGATGGTCTTGGTCAGGGGAGCAGGCTGGCCGGGCCACAGCAGTAACAGTGGACGCCGGAGGGGACCGTCTGCCTGCCGCAGCCCCCCTCCCTCCGCTTCTGAATTTCACAGTCCCTGCTTCCCGAGCTGGCTCAGAGCTCCCAAGAGACTCCTGCCAGATGTTCCTGGCGGCCCCACGTCGCCTCCCTAATGAAATATTCATGGGGCCTTTCTGCCTCTTGACATAA